The genome window GGATCGCCTCGTACCGGACCCGGTGTTTCAAGTCCGCCACCACGCGGACCACCTTCTCCGGTTGCGTGCGGAACTGGGCGGCGCGCACGCGCTCGACCGGCCCGGGCAGCTGCGCCACCTCGAGGCTTCGGCTCACGCCCGGGCCGATGGTGGCCTCGGCCACGTCCACGACCAGCTTCGGGGGATCCTTGAGCTCGGTCAGGTTGAAGGAGACCCGGCCCTCCGTCTGGATCTGGATCCGCGACCTGGCATCTGCCGGCTTGAAGGTTACCCCCGTGACCTTCCCCTCTCCCTCCGGGAGGACGGGCGGGGCCGGCGCGGAAGGCTCGGCGGGGGCCGCGACCGCAGGGATCGGCGCCTCGGGGGCACCCGCCTTGGCAATCGCATCCCCGATCAGAACATGGAACTGCGCGTTTTTGGCCTGCACCTGGTAGGGGAGGTTGGCGCCGAGGTCCAGGACGAGGCGCGTCGTCTTGACGGGCTTCACCTTGTACTGCGAGGAGCGGAGGCGCTTGATCGGCCCCGTCTTCGGTGCCGTCACGGGGCGCTTGACCGCGTACGTCGCTTCGGGAAGGTCGATGACCAGGCGGGGCGGCTCGGGCAGGGAGAACGATTCGTAGGCGCCAAACGGGCCGTCGGCCGTGAGAACCACGACCGCCCCGGTGGGCTCCACATCTCGAATCTCAATGCCGGTGACCGTGATCGGACCCGCCGGCTTGGCCGGTTCCGGGACCGTTTTCGCCGCCTCCTCCGCCTCGCGCATGGCCTTCTCGGCCGCCGCCCGCTCCTCCTCTGTCGGGACCGGGACCGCACCGGGTGCCGGCGGCTCGAGGGCTGGTGCTTCCGGGGAGGGGGCCGCGGCCACGGCAGCCGGCTCCTCGGCCTTCGGCTCGCTCACCGCTGCGGGCCCGGCGCAGGCGGCCAGCAGCGCCAGCCCCAGGACGACCGGGGTCAGGCGCCCTGCCACCTTCGCTGAGCGGGTGGCACTCATTGCTTCTCCTCCTTCTTCATCTCCAGCGTGATGGTCCGGGTCTGCAAGCGGCCCGAGAAGTCCTTGGCCCGGACCTCGATCACCACCCCCTCGGGGGTGATCTGTCGGACCTTGCCCGTCTTGCCCAGGGGGTCATTCACGCGGAGGATGTGACCAAGCCCGTCGGCCGTTTCCACCAGAGCAAAATAGGCTTGCCGCCCCCACACGATCCCCGCCACCTTGAGGCTGCTGTAGTCGATCCCCTCTGCTCCCTCCTCCACCAGCCGGGCATCCAGAATGTTCCGGAACGGGTCCCGCCGTCCCTCCGACCGGTAAGTGAACCGGGGCTCTACGGCGGTTGCCGGCGCGGGGGCGGCCGGAGGCGGGGCCGTAGCCGGCCGAGGGGGAGGTGGCGGCGGAGGCGGGGCATCTCGCGAGCAGGCGATCGTGACGAGAAGGAGGCCCCCCACCAGTGCGGTGTGCACAGCGGCGGCCATTCCCGGCACGCCCTTGCCCCCCGCCCGGCGCTCCCCTGCTCCCACGATTAGCTCCCCGTTGCGACGAAAGTGAAGGTGGTGGCGCTGAAGTCCGCGATGATGCTCTGGTCGGGGGCGCGCGGCCGCCCGCCCGGCCCCGTGGCCGGTGCCGGCGCCACGTTCAGCGCGCCGATGTTCACGATCCGTTCCATTTTGCCGATCCGGTCGAGGAACGCCCCCAGGGCGTGAAAGCTCCCCTCCACCCGGACCTGAATGGGGACCTCGGCGTAGAAGTCCTTCTTCACCGTGGGCTGGGGCCGGAAGAGGGTAAAGACGAGCCCCGCCTCCTCGCCCAGGCTGTTGACCTGGGTGAGGAGGGTGGGAATCTCCTTTTCCTCCGGGAGCCGCGCGACCGACGCCTTCAGCCGCTCCTGAAGCTGCTTGATCTCCGCCTCGAGCCGGGGGAGGTTGGCGGCGATCCGCTTCTTCTGGTCGAGCTGGAACACCAGCCCATCCAGCTGCTTCTGGAGCTGATCGTTCTTGTCCCAGGCCGGCTTGAAGAGGAGCCCCCACCACCCGTAGAGGAGGCCGGC of Candidatus Methylomirabilis sp. contains these proteins:
- a CDS encoding pilus assembly protein PilP → MEEGAEGIDYSSLKVAGIVWGRQAYFALVETADGLGHILRVNDPLGKTGKVRQITPEGVVIEVRAKDFSGRLQTRTITLEMKKEEKQ
- a CDS encoding type 4a pilus biogenesis protein PilO, with protein sequence MDIKGLFANIPKRQQYILGGLLAAGLLYGWWGLLFKPAWDKNDQLQKQLDGLVFQLDQKKRIAANLPRLEAEIKQLQERLKASVARLPEEKEIPTLLTQVNSLGEEAGLVFTLFRPQPTVKKDFYAEVPIQVRVEGSFHALGAFLDRIGKMERIVNIGALNVAPAPATGPGGRPRAPDQSIIADFSATTFTFVATGS